Proteins co-encoded in one Candidatus Kapaibacterium sp. genomic window:
- the ndhC gene encoding NADH-quinone oxidoreductase subunit A: MDAYVPVMVMIVASALFGATNILAAELLGPRRPTWRKLTTYESGMEPIRTARERFSVKFYMVAMVFIVFDIEIVFMYPWAVQFRELGFLGLAGMALFIAVLLVGLVYVWRKGILQWSE, from the coding sequence ATGGACGCCTACGTACCCGTGATGGTCATGATCGTTGCGAGTGCCCTCTTTGGTGCGACCAACATTTTAGCCGCAGAGCTCTTAGGGCCGCGCCGCCCAACGTGGAGAAAGCTGACCACCTACGAGAGTGGAATGGAACCCATCCGGACGGCTCGTGAGCGCTTTTCGGTCAAGTTCTACATGGTGGCGATGGTCTTCATCGTGTTTGACATCGAAATCGTCTTCATGTACCCCTGGGCAGTACAGTTCCGTGAGTTGGGCTTTCTCGGCTTGGCGGGGATGGCGCTCTTCATTGCTGTCTTGTTGGTGGGCCTCGTGTACGTCTGGCGCAAGGGCATTCTGCAGTGGAGTGAATAA
- a CDS encoding amino acid permease, protein MKLLTIAAIWVLTAVNIRGVHLGGGIQVLLTALKVGAILVLVVLGLSAIARGLPETAVAPSSLSPPSGAWALIAAFAAALAGAFWAYEGWNNITYVAGEIRSADRIVPRALIVGMLAVTVIYLFSTSATLRPCRWKSWLAPSWSVLLLPT, encoded by the coding sequence GTGAAGCTGCTCACAATTGCCGCTATCTGGGTCTTGACAGCTGTTAACATTCGTGGTGTACACCTCGGCGGCGGTATACAGGTGCTCCTTACCGCCCTGAAGGTTGGTGCAATTCTGGTCCTTGTGGTCCTTGGGCTGTCTGCTATTGCCCGTGGCCTGCCGGAGACTGCCGTAGCTCCCTCTTCTCTCAGCCCACCCTCTGGGGCATGGGCCCTCATAGCTGCTTTCGCGGCGGCATTGGCTGGTGCCTTCTGGGCCTACGAGGGATGGAACAACATCACATACGTAGCCGGGGAGATTCGCTCTGCAGACCGCATTGTGCCGCGCGCCCTCATCGTTGGGATGCTTGCCGTCACGGTGATCTATCTCTTCTCAACATCAGCTACATTGCGGCCTTGCCGCTGGAAGTCATGGCTCGCTCCGAGCTGGTCGGTGTTGCTGCTGCCAACGTAG
- a CDS encoding APC family permease: MILSTLGTTNGTILTTARLIYGMSTHGHLPRALSYLHPQHQTPSAALLFQAAWASLLVLSGTFDTLTDMLIVVSWAFYALGAIGIFILRRKFPDAPRPWRVPGYPVVPLLFAAVAAAFVAVSLAADITAYLRGEIPFMRTVSGIALTASGIPLYLLLPRRQTVVPSVPRSREGI, from the coding sequence GTGATACTCTCTACACTGGGCACAACCAACGGTACGATTCTGACAACTGCCCGACTCATCTATGGCATGTCAACCCACGGCCACCTGCCAAGAGCGCTGAGCTATCTCCATCCTCAGCACCAGACACCAAGTGCTGCATTGCTCTTCCAAGCTGCCTGGGCTTCGCTCCTAGTGCTTAGCGGCACGTTCGATACCCTGACGGACATGCTCATCGTCGTCAGTTGGGCATTCTATGCGCTGGGGGCCATCGGGATTTTCATTTTGCGCCGCAAGTTTCCAGATGCCCCACGTCCTTGGCGTGTGCCAGGATATCCTGTGGTTCCGCTCCTCTTCGCAGCCGTTGCAGCAGCCTTCGTCGCTGTGAGCCTCGCGGCTGACATCACAGCCTATTTGCGTGGTGAGATCCCCTTCATGCGCACTGTGTCCGGGATCGCGCTCACTGCCTCAGGCATTCCCCTCTACCTCCTCCTACCCCGGAGGCAGACTGTCGTGCCCAGCGTGCCAAGGAGCAGGGAAGGGATATGA
- a CDS encoding L-threonylcarbamoyladenylate synthase — MKALRFRLHTVTPERHKLERIAEALQLGAILLYPTDTGFALGCQLGNKFAIDRLRLIRHLPSGKPLTFLCDSLRHLSEFAYVSTQAYRILKRLVPGPYTFILPATKAVPYYAQDLKRKTAGIRVPDSSVCLALLRIIGSPIISISAVGEEESTEAPEPEAIVERFAALVDIIVELDDYHFLGPSTIIDLTEDPPRLLRRGAGLERALEVLPLEETP; from the coding sequence ATGAAAGCACTTCGGTTTCGCCTGCACACAGTTACGCCAGAGCGTCATAAGCTGGAGCGAATTGCTGAAGCCCTACAGCTTGGTGCCATCTTGCTCTATCCCACCGATACGGGCTTTGCTCTCGGCTGCCAGTTGGGCAACAAGTTTGCGATAGATCGGCTCCGGCTCATTCGCCACCTTCCCTCTGGCAAGCCATTGACGTTCCTCTGCGATTCGCTGCGGCACCTCTCCGAGTTCGCCTACGTCTCCACCCAAGCATACCGCATCCTAAAGCGCCTAGTCCCTGGCCCCTACACATTCATCCTGCCAGCAACGAAGGCGGTACCGTATTACGCCCAAGACCTGAAGCGAAAGACTGCCGGCATCCGAGTCCCTGACTCTTCTGTCTGCCTAGCCTTACTGCGTATCATCGGATCCCCCATCATCTCCATCAGTGCGGTTGGAGAAGAGGAGAGCACTGAGGCACCAGAGCCAGAAGCGATCGTAGAGCGCTTCGCAGCACTCGTTGATATCATCGTCGAGCTGGATGACTACCACTTTCTCGGCCCCTCCACCATCATCGATCTCACGGAAGACCCGCCACGCCTCTTGCGCCGCGGAGCAGGACTTGAGCGGGCTTTAGAGGTACTGCCGCTAGAGGAAACTCCCTGA
- a CDS encoding DUF1501 domain-containing protein translates to MDRRDFLAYSAKAGILLSALPALGRFPAQALAYSPAMDRLRRLTEHNDRVFVLIQLQGGNDGLNTLVPIENPRYYALRPTLAIPKSQTLRLTDTLGWHPVLGGLKALYDRGELAIVQGVIYPNPDRSHFRGTDIWVTATDADVFLGTGWLGRYLETLVEDLPLGEIPPEPLAVQIGGASSLVLQSERGLMGVSFRNPREFYRLLAASSDGGFGGPLPETPAGQELLFLRSVARAAQRYAVSVRRAAERGTNRVTYPDTDLAQKLRIVAQLISGGLGAKVYVVGIERNAFDTHAYQGGVSGVHASLLKELSDALKAFMDDLKALGIADRVAGMTFSEFGRRVEENATAGTDHGTAAPMFIFGTRVLGGRIHGQDPDLENLDPRGDLLMQYDYRQVYAAALLQWFGAPQTQVQRVLLREFSPLPLFHPPEVVGIGEPWEFGLEAYPNPASQTATISFNLPEAAPVEVALLDIHGRVVRPLLQTELAAGYHRLPVNLGGLPSGLYLYRLRVGQRSVLRALHVVR, encoded by the coding sequence ATGGATCGGCGCGACTTCCTTGCGTATTCAGCGAAGGCTGGCATCCTGCTATCGGCGCTGCCAGCATTAGGGCGATTCCCTGCGCAAGCGTTGGCGTACTCCCCAGCGATGGATCGCCTGCGACGGCTGACCGAGCACAACGATCGTGTCTTCGTCCTCATCCAGCTCCAAGGGGGCAACGATGGCCTCAACACCTTGGTTCCGATTGAAAATCCACGCTACTATGCTCTCCGACCGACATTGGCAATCCCAAAGTCACAGACACTTCGACTAACCGATACCCTTGGGTGGCATCCGGTGTTAGGAGGCTTGAAGGCTCTCTACGACCGCGGAGAGTTGGCGATCGTGCAGGGAGTCATCTATCCTAATCCCGATCGCTCCCACTTCCGGGGGACGGATATTTGGGTTACGGCAACGGATGCTGATGTATTCCTCGGAACGGGGTGGCTGGGGCGATACTTGGAGACGCTCGTAGAGGATCTCCCATTGGGCGAGATTCCGCCGGAGCCGCTGGCTGTTCAGATTGGAGGAGCTTCCTCCCTGGTGCTCCAGAGTGAGCGTGGGCTCATGGGGGTTAGCTTCCGGAATCCGCGAGAGTTCTACCGCCTTCTTGCTGCTAGCAGTGATGGAGGTTTCGGTGGCCCGTTGCCAGAGACACCGGCAGGGCAGGAGCTCCTCTTCCTGCGCTCTGTTGCACGGGCAGCGCAGCGCTACGCCGTGTCTGTGCGCCGGGCGGCAGAGCGGGGGACGAATCGTGTGACGTATCCAGACACAGACCTGGCACAGAAGCTTCGCATCGTTGCTCAACTGATCAGTGGTGGCCTGGGTGCGAAAGTATACGTTGTTGGGATAGAGCGCAATGCTTTCGATACTCATGCCTACCAAGGCGGTGTCAGTGGTGTGCACGCCTCGCTTCTGAAGGAGCTGTCCGATGCTTTGAAGGCCTTCATGGATGATCTCAAAGCCCTTGGCATTGCTGACCGTGTGGCGGGGATGACCTTCTCGGAATTTGGACGCCGGGTAGAGGAGAATGCCACCGCTGGGACAGATCACGGGACTGCAGCCCCGATGTTCATCTTCGGAACTCGGGTCTTAGGCGGCCGCATCCACGGTCAGGATCCGGACCTGGAGAATCTAGATCCTCGGGGTGACCTTCTGATGCAGTATGACTATCGGCAGGTCTACGCTGCCGCACTCCTCCAATGGTTTGGGGCTCCACAGACGCAGGTCCAGCGAGTTCTGTTGCGAGAGTTCTCTCCGCTACCCCTCTTCCATCCACCCGAGGTCGTAGGAATTGGGGAACCGTGGGAGTTCGGCTTGGAAGCGTATCCAAACCCGGCTTCTCAGACGGCGACGATTTCTTTCAACCTGCCGGAAGCTGCTCCCGTTGAGGTAGCATTGTTGGACATCCACGGTCGTGTTGTGCGGCCTCTCTTGCAGACCGAGCTTGCTGCAGGATATCATCGGCTTCCGGTCAACCTTGGAGGTTTGCCGTCAGGGCTGTACCTGTACCGTCTGAGAGTTGGTCAGCGATCGGTCCTCCGAGCCTTGCACGTCGTTCGCTGA
- a CDS encoding DUF1800 domain-containing protein — MRRREFLETVLNPFQRGMELLHRVSAAPPVRVQAGLEPYVSSSEVPWDERSAAHLLRRAGFQCTRQELQWALSRSPQEVVDTLLRQLPLPEPPGAWVREDPRIRVDFSVITQRFAELQQWWVRLMVETDRSAREKMVFFWHNHFTTDKDKVYIPQYHYIQHETFRRMVWGNIRALTRAMVSDPAMLIYLDNNENMVGKPNENFARELLELFTLGVGNYTEWDVVAATRALTGWRVVGLESVFIPQRFDDGVKTFLGQTGHWGTDDVIRIIFEQPACARFLARKLYSFFVYAVPDERIVEQLAQLLIQHNYELAPVLRTLLGSAHFFDPQFYGAQIKSPLDFVVGMLRQFGVRHPEAYSYAVRAAAALELELLNPPTVEGWKGHRLWITTMTLPLRQRIAELLIDGKSFTGAALPFQVDVVAFARQFQSHTNARQFVKDVARFLLAYPLTSEQEEWLLSELLQGSPEYEWSIDAPNADARLRMFLKALTRLPEYQLT, encoded by the coding sequence ATGCGGCGGCGAGAGTTTCTGGAGACGGTACTGAACCCATTTCAACGGGGTATGGAGCTACTGCACCGGGTCAGTGCTGCCCCGCCAGTACGTGTCCAAGCAGGGCTAGAGCCATATGTCTCCTCGTCCGAAGTTCCGTGGGATGAGCGCAGTGCAGCGCATTTGCTGCGGCGTGCAGGCTTTCAATGTACACGCCAAGAACTCCAATGGGCACTTTCTCGCTCGCCGCAGGAGGTCGTTGATACGCTGCTTCGCCAGCTCCCTCTGCCAGAACCTCCGGGAGCATGGGTGAGGGAAGACCCGCGAATCCGCGTGGATTTCTCTGTCATTACTCAGCGCTTCGCGGAGCTCCAGCAGTGGTGGGTTCGGCTCATGGTCGAGACCGATCGCTCGGCCCGCGAGAAGATGGTCTTCTTCTGGCACAACCACTTCACCACGGACAAGGACAAGGTCTACATTCCGCAGTACCACTACATCCAGCACGAGACTTTCCGTCGGATGGTGTGGGGGAATATTCGAGCACTGACGCGGGCAATGGTTTCTGACCCCGCCATGCTCATCTATTTGGACAACAACGAGAACATGGTGGGCAAGCCGAACGAGAACTTTGCCCGTGAGCTCCTGGAACTGTTCACCTTGGGAGTGGGCAACTACACCGAATGGGATGTTGTAGCCGCCACACGGGCGCTGACAGGCTGGCGCGTAGTTGGTCTGGAGTCGGTCTTCATCCCGCAGCGGTTCGACGATGGCGTCAAGACCTTCTTAGGGCAGACTGGGCACTGGGGCACCGACGACGTGATTCGCATCATCTTTGAACAGCCGGCCTGTGCTCGGTTCTTGGCTAGGAAGCTGTACTCCTTCTTCGTGTATGCCGTCCCAGATGAGCGTATCGTGGAGCAGCTGGCCCAACTCCTCATCCAGCACAACTATGAGCTGGCTCCGGTCTTGCGTACTCTCTTAGGGAGCGCTCACTTCTTTGACCCGCAGTTCTACGGTGCCCAGATCAAGTCACCGTTGGACTTCGTCGTGGGTATGCTGCGGCAATTCGGCGTGCGACATCCGGAGGCGTACAGTTATGCTGTTCGGGCCGCAGCAGCATTGGAGCTAGAGCTGCTCAACCCGCCGACAGTGGAAGGCTGGAAGGGCCATCGGCTGTGGATAACCACAATGACGCTACCACTGCGCCAGCGAATTGCTGAGCTACTCATCGACGGCAAAAGCTTCACGGGCGCTGCGCTGCCCTTCCAGGTTGACGTAGTGGCCTTTGCGCGGCAGTTCCAATCACACACGAATGCCCGGCAGTTCGTGAAGGACGTAGCCCGCTTCTTGCTGGCCTACCCGCTGACAAGTGAGCAAGAGGAGTGGCTGCTCTCAGAGCTGCTCCAGGGCTCTCCGGAGTACGAGTGGAGCATTGACGCTCCAAATGCCGATGCGCGGCTGCGAATGTTCCTGAAAGCATTGACTCGCTTGCCCGAGTACCAGTTAACGTAG
- a CDS encoding CDP-alcohol phosphatidyltransferase family protein → MEWTLSNILSLLRLLLVFPLALLLVQEATVGVLLVGSIAVLSDIADGMLARWQGRVTELGKVLDPVADKLLAGVATSILVLQQKLPLWFALVVIGRDALLLLGGWLAWRWGRVVLPALPAGKWTALAIAGTLFASYLRWEDWLAVGIALSVLGMISSTGIYARRWWEQFQRRSGD, encoded by the coding sequence ATGGAATGGACTCTCTCTAACATCTTGAGCCTACTGCGCCTACTGCTGGTCTTCCCGCTGGCGTTGCTCCTTGTGCAGGAGGCGACGGTAGGAGTACTGCTTGTAGGGAGTATTGCTGTTCTCTCCGACATTGCAGACGGCATGCTAGCACGGTGGCAGGGGCGGGTGACCGAGCTAGGGAAGGTCCTAGACCCAGTAGCTGACAAGCTCCTCGCTGGAGTAGCAACGAGCATTCTGGTACTGCAACAGAAGCTCCCTCTGTGGTTTGCGCTGGTGGTCATTGGACGGGATGCACTCTTGCTGCTTGGTGGTTGGCTAGCTTGGCGGTGGGGAAGGGTTGTGCTGCCAGCGCTGCCGGCAGGCAAGTGGACAGCGTTGGCAATAGCGGGAACACTCTTTGCCAGCTACTTGCGCTGGGAAGACTGGCTGGCGGTTGGGATTGCGCTAAGCGTTTTAGGGATGATCTCCTCTACTGGCATCTATGCCCGCCGATGGTGGGAGCAGTTCCAGCGGCGAAGCGGAGACTGA
- a CDS encoding sodium:solute symporter family protein yields MAARTTMELTAWDWGIVGAYVVGLMLVGFVGVARRSSSEHHTEAEEFLVAGRRLTLPLFVATLVATWYGAILGVGEFVYRYGIVAWLCIAVPYYVVALLFAATVAGRIRASQTLSIPEQMGHLYGEGVARVAAGVVLIVTVPAAYLLMVATLVRALTGWSLEACLVLGALFSVAYLYMGGFYANVLTNALQFVLMYSGFAALVYFSWQQFGTPELMWSLLPPTHRSIPGLLGWGTVAVWWVIALQTFVDPNFYQRCAAARSVRTAQWGIALSVLFWLAFDTLSITAALYARAFIPTEPLNAYPALADAVLPAGWKGMFVVALLATVMSTLESYAFVSAATLGRDILGRIPSLAARYSVRRLTQVGLVLSVTAAGVLAWAIPSAVELILRTASVAVPALLFPFVLGYNARYQLPARRIGWLMGVTASSSLGWMVLREAQLVPVGVRWIEPAFLGILFGAVMSLFWGQRRPWNGLSLTS; encoded by the coding sequence ATGGCGGCGCGCACTACGATGGAGCTGACGGCCTGGGACTGGGGCATCGTAGGGGCGTACGTAGTAGGATTGATGCTCGTAGGCTTTGTTGGGGTGGCCCGACGTTCCAGCAGTGAACACCATACGGAGGCGGAGGAGTTTCTGGTAGCGGGTCGTCGGTTGACGTTACCTCTCTTTGTGGCTACACTCGTTGCCACATGGTATGGAGCAATCCTCGGTGTAGGGGAGTTCGTCTACCGCTACGGTATCGTCGCTTGGCTGTGTATCGCGGTGCCATACTACGTCGTGGCACTGCTCTTCGCCGCCACTGTGGCGGGGCGAATCCGTGCTTCGCAGACGCTATCCATCCCGGAGCAGATGGGGCATCTCTATGGCGAAGGAGTTGCCCGAGTTGCTGCCGGGGTAGTTCTGATCGTCACGGTTCCGGCAGCCTACCTGCTAATGGTGGCAACGCTCGTGCGGGCACTGACGGGGTGGTCCTTGGAAGCCTGTCTCGTGCTGGGCGCACTGTTTTCGGTAGCCTACCTCTATATGGGCGGCTTCTACGCCAACGTGCTGACGAACGCACTGCAGTTCGTGCTCATGTACAGCGGGTTTGCTGCACTGGTGTACTTTAGTTGGCAGCAGTTCGGAACACCTGAGCTGATGTGGTCTCTGCTGCCGCCAACCCATCGCTCCATCCCAGGGCTGCTCGGCTGGGGGACAGTCGCGGTTTGGTGGGTCATTGCTCTGCAGACTTTCGTTGACCCTAACTTCTATCAACGCTGTGCAGCGGCGCGCTCAGTGAGGACTGCTCAGTGGGGGATTGCTCTCTCGGTACTCTTCTGGTTGGCGTTCGACACGCTCAGCATAACGGCGGCACTCTACGCGCGTGCTTTCATTCCTACGGAGCCGCTCAACGCCTACCCAGCCTTGGCAGACGCTGTGCTCCCTGCTGGGTGGAAGGGGATGTTCGTCGTAGCCCTCCTGGCAACCGTTATGTCCACGCTGGAAAGCTATGCCTTCGTTAGCGCAGCGACATTAGGGCGCGACATCCTCGGGAGGATACCTTCGTTGGCTGCACGGTATTCTGTCCGCCGCCTGACTCAGGTGGGGCTGGTGCTCTCAGTTACTGCTGCTGGGGTGTTAGCCTGGGCAATTCCTTCGGCGGTGGAACTTATTCTACGAACGGCCTCGGTTGCGGTACCAGCTTTATTGTTCCCGTTCGTGCTGGGGTACAACGCTCGCTATCAGTTACCGGCCCGGCGGATCGGGTGGCTGATGGGTGTGACGGCCAGTTCCAGCCTTGGCTGGATGGTCCTGCGCGAGGCGCAGCTTGTACCAGTTGGAGTGCGGTGGATTGAACCCGCGTTCCTTGGAATTCTCTTCGGAGCGGTCATGAGTCTCTTCTGGGGACAGCGGCGGCCATGGAATGGACTCTCTCTAACATCTTGA
- a CDS encoding NAD-dependent epimerase/dehydratase family protein, whose translation MRIAVTGGAGFIGSHVAEAYLQAGHEVMVIDNLSTGCRDNVPDGAELVVADVTDPVLKEIFADHRVEVVNHHAAQVSVRLSVEDPLEDARQNVLGSLNVYEAARLAGVRRIILASSGGTVYGEQLWFPATEDHPLQPLSPYGAAKAAAEQYLLCYSRLHGLEAVILRYTNVYGPRQTSHGEAGVVAIFTEALLRGEQPVIYGDGRQTRDFIYVADVAAANVAALQPQASGIYNCCTGTETTVEALLHLLQQIIGNWIAPRYAPPRPGEVRRSVCSYARMSRELGWQPKTALPEGLAKTVQAWRRALRWS comes from the coding sequence ATGAGGATTGCCGTCACTGGCGGGGCAGGCTTCATCGGCTCCCATGTTGCCGAGGCGTACTTGCAGGCGGGGCACGAGGTCATGGTGATCGACAATCTCTCCACGGGCTGCCGGGACAATGTTCCGGATGGAGCAGAGTTAGTTGTAGCAGATGTCACGGACCCAGTGCTGAAAGAGATTTTCGCTGACCATCGGGTTGAGGTTGTCAACCACCATGCGGCTCAGGTCTCCGTCCGGCTTTCCGTGGAAGACCCGTTGGAAGATGCTCGGCAGAATGTGCTCGGTAGCCTCAACGTTTACGAAGCAGCCCGATTAGCGGGTGTACGGCGGATTATCTTGGCTTCGTCGGGGGGTACTGTCTACGGCGAGCAGCTTTGGTTTCCAGCGACAGAAGACCATCCGCTGCAGCCGCTGTCGCCGTATGGAGCGGCGAAAGCAGCGGCAGAGCAGTATCTGCTGTGCTACAGCCGTCTCCATGGGCTTGAGGCGGTAATCCTGCGGTATACGAACGTCTACGGTCCTCGGCAGACTTCGCATGGAGAGGCGGGGGTGGTGGCTATCTTCACGGAAGCACTGTTGCGGGGCGAGCAGCCAGTCATCTACGGGGATGGGCGGCAGACTCGAGATTTCATCTACGTTGCTGACGTTGCAGCGGCGAACGTAGCAGCGCTTCAACCACAGGCATCTGGCATCTACAACTGCTGTACGGGCACAGAAACCACTGTGGAAGCACTCTTGCACCTTCTGCAGCAGATCATCGGGAATTGGATTGCGCCGCGCTATGCTCCACCACGGCCAGGCGAGGTGCGGCGAAGTGTCTGTTCCTATGCCCGCATGAGCCGCGAGCTGGGGTGGCAGCCTAAGACAGCGCTCCCAGAAGGACTAGCCAAGACGGTCCAGGCATGGCGGCGCGCACTACGATGGAGCTGA
- the purD gene encoding phosphoribosylamine--glycine ligase: MRVLVVGSGAREHVLTWALAQSPDRPQLFVLPGNPGMWGLADPVEIPLSEQREIARYCALERIRLVVIGPEQPLSEGLADRIREQEIPVFGPSQAAAQLEASKAFAKQFMQQHGIPTARYRVFTAAQRDEAWCYVESHPLPVVIKASGLAAGKGVTVAQTHDEAFQALESLFAGALGEAGETVVVEEYLAGQELSVLTICDGSRYVLLAPARDYKRALEGDQGKNTGGMGAYAPVPWATAELLREVERRIVQPTLAGLSERGTPFVGCLYVGLMVVEGKPFVLEFNVRFGDPEAQVVLPIAEADWLQLLGSAALGRLAPSTLRKVAKQSACCVVIASAGYPGAYRTGFRITGLEEAAQHGVLLFHAGTRWENGALWTAGGRVLNVVAVAPTLQEARERCYAAVECIQFEGKTYRRDIALEMGG; encoded by the coding sequence ATGCGGGTACTGGTCGTCGGTAGTGGTGCACGCGAGCACGTGCTGACGTGGGCACTGGCACAGTCACCGGATCGGCCTCAGCTCTTCGTGCTACCAGGTAATCCCGGCATGTGGGGGCTTGCTGATCCGGTAGAAATCCCACTTTCGGAGCAGCGGGAGATCGCTCGTTACTGCGCTCTAGAGCGCATTCGCTTGGTCGTCATCGGACCGGAGCAGCCGCTGAGCGAGGGCCTTGCAGATCGTATCCGAGAGCAAGAGATTCCAGTCTTCGGTCCATCACAGGCTGCTGCCCAGTTGGAAGCCTCCAAGGCGTTCGCGAAGCAGTTCATGCAGCAGCACGGTATTCCGACAGCTCGGTACCGAGTCTTTACGGCTGCACAGCGTGATGAGGCATGGTGCTACGTGGAGAGCCATCCACTGCCAGTCGTCATTAAGGCCAGTGGATTGGCAGCCGGTAAAGGAGTGACGGTGGCACAGACTCACGACGAAGCTTTCCAGGCTCTGGAGTCGCTCTTCGCGGGTGCACTGGGTGAGGCTGGAGAGACCGTTGTTGTGGAAGAGTACTTGGCTGGTCAGGAGCTCTCCGTGTTGACGATCTGTGACGGTAGCAGGTACGTCCTGCTGGCTCCAGCTCGGGATTATAAACGGGCGCTGGAGGGTGACCAAGGAAAGAATACCGGCGGCATGGGAGCATATGCGCCAGTGCCGTGGGCGACGGCTGAGCTCTTGCGAGAAGTGGAACGGCGTATTGTGCAGCCAACCCTTGCGGGGCTCTCAGAGCGTGGTACGCCGTTCGTGGGGTGCCTCTATGTTGGACTCATGGTCGTGGAGGGCAAGCCATTCGTGTTGGAATTCAACGTCAGGTTTGGTGACCCAGAGGCGCAGGTCGTCCTTCCGATTGCTGAGGCTGATTGGCTTCAGTTGTTAGGAAGTGCCGCTCTTGGCCGACTAGCTCCGAGCACTCTGCGGAAAGTAGCGAAGCAGTCCGCATGCTGCGTCGTTATAGCTTCGGCGGGGTATCCAGGGGCGTATCGGACGGGGTTCCGTATCACGGGGCTAGAGGAGGCTGCACAGCATGGGGTTCTGCTCTTCCACGCCGGGACACGGTGGGAGAATGGGGCTCTCTGGACGGCCGGCGGGAGGGTGTTGAATGTTGTAGCAGTGGCTCCAACACTACAGGAGGCCCGCGAACGCTGCTACGCTGCGGTTGAGTGCATCCAGTTTGAAGGCAAGACGTACCGCCGCGACATAGCCCTGGAGATGGGAGGATGA
- the rpsD gene encoding 30S ribosomal protein S4, protein MKYTGPKVKLSRKLGIALTPKAQKYMERKPYPPGQHGPEKRRAKLSDYGRQLLEKQRLRFQYNVHERQLRRYFQLASRMPGNTADNLIQLLERRLDAIVLRAGLARTIYAARQYVRHGHVEVNGQRVTIPSYQVNVGDTVRIREKSRRIPDIQEAVRLAPQAPPYLEVSKADFSARLLYVPPREEIPVICEVPMVVEFYSR, encoded by the coding sequence ATGAAGTACACAGGCCCAAAGGTGAAGCTGTCGCGGAAGCTAGGGATTGCGCTGACGCCGAAGGCGCAGAAGTACATGGAGCGGAAGCCCTATCCTCCAGGGCAACATGGTCCAGAGAAGCGCCGAGCGAAGCTCTCTGACTACGGTAGGCAGTTGCTGGAGAAGCAGCGGTTGCGGTTTCAGTACAATGTCCACGAGCGGCAACTGCGACGCTACTTCCAGCTCGCCTCCCGAATGCCGGGCAATACGGCTGATAATCTCATCCAGCTCTTGGAGCGACGGCTAGATGCAATCGTACTGCGGGCTGGACTTGCCCGTACCATCTACGCTGCTCGCCAGTATGTCCGGCATGGGCATGTAGAGGTCAACGGACAGCGGGTCACGATTCCGTCCTACCAGGTCAATGTCGGCGATACAGTCCGGATCCGAGAGAAGAGCCGCAGGATTCCGGACATCCAAGAAGCCGTTCGACTGGCACCGCAAGCCCCACCGTACTTGGAAGTCTCCAAAGCAGACTTCTCAGCACGCCTACTGTACGTTCCACCGCGGGAGGAGATTCCGGTCATCTGCGAAGTGCCGATGGTGGTAGAGTTCTACTCGCGCTGA
- the ruvA gene encoding Holliday junction branch migration protein RuvA, with amino-acid sequence MLAFVEGEVVQREQNAVIVNCGGIGLRITVPSTTAQRLPEVGQRVRLWTVLEFYQEPGGRGEFQLYGFATRDESQLFQSLRAVPGVGAKTALNILSAASVAELRQSILQGDVAVLRRLPGVGRKMAERLVVELRERIVEIADEVGDVVPAAIRQELTAALVALGFSRSEVERVVPEVLHQPAARQQAVEELLRDALARLRK; translated from the coding sequence ATGCTTGCTTTCGTTGAGGGCGAAGTGGTCCAGCGAGAGCAAAATGCGGTCATTGTCAACTGTGGTGGCATTGGCCTTCGGATAACGGTGCCGAGCACCACCGCACAACGGCTTCCGGAGGTGGGGCAACGCGTGCGGTTGTGGACGGTGCTGGAGTTCTACCAAGAACCAGGAGGCCGTGGAGAGTTCCAGCTCTACGGTTTCGCTACTCGCGATGAGAGCCAGTTGTTCCAGTCCCTGCGAGCTGTCCCTGGTGTTGGGGCGAAGACGGCACTGAACATTCTCTCTGCGGCTTCTGTTGCGGAACTTCGGCAGAGCATCCTTCAGGGGGACGTAGCTGTGCTACGGCGGCTCCCCGGGGTGGGCCGGAAGATGGCAGAGCGCCTAGTAGTAGAGCTGCGGGAGCGCATCGTAGAGATTGCCGATGAGGTAGGCGACGTAGTGCCTGCGGCAATCCGCCAAGAGCTCACCGCCGCGCTTGTAGCGTTGGGATTCTCACGAAGTGAGGTGGAGCGCGTGGTTCCGGAAGTACTGCATCAGCCCGCGGCCAGGCAGCAGGCGGTGGAAGAGCTCCTCAGAGACGCTTTAGCGAGGCTGCGGAAGTGA